Genomic DNA from Leptospira inadai serovar Lyme str. 10:
GGAAATCTCGGACTTAAGATCGGTTTCCAGGCGTGGAAGCTACCGGAAAAGAGGCGAAGATCAGAGGATAAGAATCACATCCGTTAAGCGAAATCTTTCCAGGTATCTTCGAACCGGCAGAGCGGGACGCGAAAAAATAAGAACCCGATTTTTCTCCCGTAGATCTAACGCGAATTTGATCAGCTTTTCCAAAACGGCGATCGATACGAATTGCACTCCTCCCAATTCCAATTTAACGTGACGACTCGATTCGTAAAATGCCATTGCCAACGCCGATCGTAATTCCTTGAAGGAGTCGCCTTCGATTCGATCGGTTAAGGGTTCTATTTCGACGACTTTGTTTTTTTTTCGGATTTCGAAATACGTGTATCTACGAATTTGTTCCAAGGGAAGGAGTTCCTCGAAACAGGGTAGGATCTCCTCGTTGGATATTGCAAGTCGGATATTTAGGGGCGTTATCGGATGAATCTCACTTCCAGAGAAATTATGAAAGCGCGGGCAAGATTTCTGAGGTCGGTGCGAGACTTTTTCCATTCGGACGGATTTCTAGAAATAGATACTCCCTCCTTAAAGAAGATTCCCGGGATGGAGCCTCACTTGGATCCCTTCGAAGTCCGTTCTCCTTCGGGAAAGGAAATCGGGTATTTAGTCACTTCGCCCGAATATTCCTTGAAGCAAGCCTTATCACTAGGTTTGGATCGCGTATACGAAATCTCTCACACGTTTCGTTCCGGGGAAAAAGGAAGCCCGCTGCATACCGCGGAATTTCTTATGTTAGAATTCTACCAGGTGGGGGCGGATCTGCAGGACTTAATGGATACGACCGAACGTCTGATTCGGGCCTTAGAGAATGGAATCGGGAAATTTAGTTCGAATGAGAAGATCCCAAGATATCGGATTCGGGACTTACTACTTCAGTATGCGGGTTGCGATTGGGATCGCGGATCTTTAGAAAGTAAAATAAAGCGGGCCTCTTTGACGAATCTCTCAATTCAGGAATTGGAATATGAGGATTGTTTTTATCTAGTTTTTTTGAATTTCGTAGAGGGGCGGCTATTACCCGAGTTTCAATTTTTGTACGATTATCCCCCCGAAATGGCCGCGTTAGCCCGGATAGAAAACGGGGTTGCCAAGCGTTTTGAAACGTACTACGGAAATATAGAACTCGGAAACGCTTTTTACGAGTTATCCGACCCCGCCGAACAACGACTTCGCTTTTTTAAGGAGCAGGCGCTCCGAAAGAAATTAGGGAAGGAAGTCTTTCCCGTCGATGAGGAATTCCTACTTTCGCTCGAAAGAGGTCTCCCCGCTTGTTCTGGGAATGCGATCGGGTTGGATCGCTTGCTCTCCGTATTTCTCGGAGCGAATTCCCTAGAACAAATCAGTCCGTACTGGGGCCGCCTCGATTAGAAAGATTCTAGACTTCCGGAGTAAATTGGTTCAAGATTCGCCTTACCGAAGTTCGATATTCAAAGGAGAACCGTAAAACTTTGGTTGCGCGGAATCTCTCGCGTAGTACCCTACTACGCGAGAGTTGATTTTCCGTAACGAGACAAGGCGAAAGAATCTATTTTCGCCTGAGTCGATCGGGAACCTGAAGGGACGGACGGAAACATGGCCAAGAAACAGAATTATTACGTCACTATCAACGGGAAAAAATACGATCGCGGTTTGATCGAAATTGCGGATGCTTCCGTTTCCGGTAAGCGTGACGGTCGTATTTCCGTAAACGACGCGAAAAAGCTTCTGAATGCCGTGAAAGATAATAATACGTACACGGATATAGAAAAGAAAACCATAGAGCATATCCGCG
This window encodes:
- a CDS encoding STAS domain-containing protein — its product is MEQIRRYTYFEIRKKNKVVEIEPLTDRIEGDSFKELRSALAMAFYESSRHVKLELGGVQFVSIAVLEKLIKFALDLREKNRVLIFSRPALPVRRYLERFRLTDVILIL
- the epmA gene encoding EF-P lysine aminoacylase EpmA codes for the protein MNLTSREIMKARARFLRSVRDFFHSDGFLEIDTPSLKKIPGMEPHLDPFEVRSPSGKEIGYLVTSPEYSLKQALSLGLDRVYEISHTFRSGEKGSPLHTAEFLMLEFYQVGADLQDLMDTTERLIRALENGIGKFSSNEKIPRYRIRDLLLQYAGCDWDRGSLESKIKRASLTNLSIQELEYEDCFYLVFLNFVEGRLLPEFQFLYDYPPEMAALARIENGVAKRFETYYGNIELGNAFYELSDPAEQRLRFFKEQALRKKLGKEVFPVDEEFLLSLERGLPACSGNAIGLDRLLSVFLGANSLEQISPYWGRLD